The Hymenobacter swuensis DY53 genome includes the window CTCAAATACTCGGTCACGCCTCAACATTCCCACTGACTAGCCTAGGGCTTCAGCCTTGGGAACCGGGAACCGCGTGCCGGACCAAAAACAAACAACGAAAAACGAACAACCAACATGACAACTCGCGGTAAATTCGTACTGGGCGTCCTCATTGCGGCGCTGCTGTACTTTGGCATCAACAAGCTCGTGCAGAGCGGGGTGCTGTTCAAGAAAGCGGCCACCGAGTCGGTGCTGCTGAACTCCATTGAGCTGCCCGCCGCCAGCGGCGGCTCCCGCGCCAACGTGGCCGTGCCGCTGGCTCCGCTGCCTTCTGAAACTCCGGCCGGTAAGGGCAGTCCTATTGTGTGGGAAGTAATGGCCTGGAACTCGCAGATGGCCGGCATGCTGGCCAACGGCGGGGCCCGCACTACTCAGGGCTCCAGCATGGCTGCCGGCGGCCTGGATATGCAGATTGTGCGCCAGGACGACGTAGCCAAAATGCAGGCCGACCTGGTGAAAAACGCCCTCGATCTGCAAACCAACCCCGATACGCCCGGCCTGCTGGTGAGCATCATGGGCGACGGCCTGCCGGCCTTCTCGGCGGTGCAGCCCCAGCTGGAAAAAGCCGGCACCGGTCTGCAGATCATTCCCTACTCGGTGGGCAAAAGCTTCGGCGAGGACAAGCTGATGGGCCCCAAGGAGTGGCTCGATAACCCCAAAGCCGCCCTGGGCAAAACCGTGGCCTGCTACCTGCGCGACGGCGACCAGAACATTGCCCTGAAATGGTGCGCCGACAACGGCCTGAAAGTCAACCCCGACGAAACCACCTACGACCCCGAAGCTGTGAACTTCATGGCCGCCTCCGACTTCCTGGTGGCCGCCGAGAAATACATCATCGGCAAGCCCGAGCAGCGCGTGAAAGTGGTAAAAGGCAAGAACACCGGCGTGAAAGTAGACGTGGTAGCCGACGCCGTAGCCACCTGGACGCCCGGCGACGTGAACATTGCCAAGCAGAAAGGCGGCTTGGTGAACATTGTGAGCACCAAGGACTACAGCAACCAAATGCCCAACATCATGGTGACCACTAAGCGCTGGTACGACGCCCACCCGAAGGAAGTGGAAGCCCTGATTACGGCCCTGGCCGTGGCCGGCGACCAGGTAAAATCTCACCCCGAGGCCCTGAGCCGCGCCGCCGACATTTCGGCCTCCGTGTACGGCGATAAGGACAAGCCCGGCAGCTACTGGCTGCGCTACTACAAGGGCGTGAGCGAGGCCGACCGCAACGGCGAGGTAGTGGAGCTGGGCGGCTCCAAGGCATTCAACTTCGCCGATAACCTGGCCCTTTTTGGCCTGAACGAAGGCGGCACCAACATCTACGCCGCCGTGTACAAAACCTTCGGCGACGTGCAGCACCAGCTCTACCCCAAGGAACTGCCCAGCTACGTACCCCTCGACCAGATGCTGGACCTCGCCCCGCTGCGCAAGCTGCAGGACAAGTACCGCGGCAAAAACCTGGCCCCGGCCGAGCAGCAGCAGTTTGCCGCCGATGACGAAATCCGCCAGAGCGTGAGCCGCCGGGCCTGGAACATCGAGTTCAACACCGGTCAGCGCACCTTCACCCCCGCCGCCGAGCAGCAGCTCGACCAGCTCTTCAACGACCTGGTCGTGGCCGGCCGCCTGAAAGTAGCCGTGCACGGCCACACCGACAACGTGGGCGACGCCCAGCGCAACCAGCAGCTCAGCCAGGACCGCGCCGAGGCCGTGCGCCAGTGGCTGGAGCAGCGCAGCGCCAGCGCCTTCCCCGCCGGCCGCGTGCAAACCTACGCCCACGGCGCCCAGGAGCCCGTGGCCCCCAACACCACCCCCGAAGGCAAAGCCCGCAACCGCCGCGTGGAAATCGTGCTGGGCAACTAAGTGGGTTGTCAGTTGCTCGTTGTTCGTTGTCAGTCTGCTCGTTACCTCCCATTGGTGACGAACAGCTGACAATGAACAATAAACCACAACCAGCCACTAACAACGAACAACTGACAACTACTACACCCATGAAATCCCTCTTCCTCCCCAACGCCCGGCCGCCGCGTACCACGTTTGCCCTGATGGCGGCCGGGCAGGCGGGGCTGCTGCTGCTGCTGTGGCTGTTTTACCCGCTGCAGCTGTTCCCCTCCCTGGGTGACGTACTGCGCGCCCTCGCCGACCTGACTACCACCCAGGGGCTGGTGCCGGAGCTGTGGGCTAGCATGACGACGGCCCTGCAGGCCCTGGGCATGGCCACGGTACTGGCGCTGCTGATTTCCTACCTCACGGCCCTGCCCTTCTTCCGGCCGTTGGCCTACGCGGCTTCCAAGATGCGCTACCTCACTCTCACCGGCCTCACGTTTTTCGTGGCCCTGCTGGTGAGCTCGGGCCACGAGGTGAAGCTCTCGGTGCTCACCTTCGCCACCACCGTGTACCTCGTCACGGGCATGACGTCCGTGATGCTCAGCACCACCCAGCAGGAGCTGGACCACGCCCGCACCCTGGGCCTAGGCGAGTGGCGCAGCTTCTGGGAAGTGGTGGTGCTGGGCAAGCTGGCCGATATGCTGGAAGTGGTGCGCCAGAACTTTGCCATCATCTGGACGATGATAACCCTGGTCGAAACGCTCTACCAATCGGAAGGCGGCATCGGCCTGCTTCTCTACAAGCAAAACCGCTACCTCCACCTCGACGGCGTGGTCGCCATCCAGCTCGTCATCCTGGCCGCCGGCGCCGCCCAGGACTACCTCTTCGAACTGCTCCGCCGCGTGTTTTTCCCCTACGCCAGCCTGGCCGCCGCGCGGTAAATCACATGTCATCCTGAGCGGAGCGAAGGACCTTATCACCCTAGAACGACTCTGTGGACCTCTGCAAGAAACGTCGTTTCAACAATTCATTCAGATGTGAGAAGGTCCTTCGCTCCGCTCAGGATGACAATTTCAACCACCTTAACACCTAGTATCTCACCGATGACTCCCTACTCCTACAAATCCCCCGTGCTCACCCTCGACAATGTGTCGCTGACGCTGAACGGGGAAACCATTCTGCGCGATATTTCGGCGCAGGTGCTGGATGTGTGCCGGCCGGGCATGAGCCAGGGCCAGGTGGTGGGCTTCTACGGCCGCTCGGGCATGGGCAAGTCTGTCCTGTGCCGGCTGATGGCGGGGCTGCTGGCCCCCAGTAGCGGCGAGGTGCTGGTGGGCGAGGCGCAGCAGCCGGCCACGCCCGGCGCGGTGGGCTTCGTGCAGCAGCACTACCCCTTGTTCAACCACCGCACCCTGCTCGACAACCTGCTGGTAGCCGCCGCCCGCCGCCACCCCGACCCCGCCGAGGCCCGCCGCCAGGCCGAAGAATACCTGGAGCGGTTCCAGCTCACGCCCCACCGCAGCAAGTACCCAGCCCACCTCTCGGGCGGGCAGCGCCAGCGCGCCGCCATTGCCCAGCAGCTGCTCTGCTCCGACCACCTTATCCTGCTCGACGAGCCCTTCTCCGGCCTCGACGTGGCCATGATTGACGAGGTGCGCAAAATCATCCTCGAAGTCACCACCCTCGACGAGCTCAACACCGTGGTCATCGTCTCCCACGACCTGGCCACCACCACCGCCCTCTCCGACCGGCTCTGGCTACTGGGCCAGGAGCGCGACGCCGCGGGCCAGCTGCTGCCCGGCGCCACCATCAGCCCCCAGCACCAGTACAACCTCGCCGAGATGGGCCTCGCCTGGCACGAAAACGTGGAAGCCGAGTCGGAGTTCGTCCGGTTCGTGGAGCATCTGAAAGAGGAGATTCGGCTGAGTGCGTAAGTGAAATACTATTTCCCGTGCGTCAGCTTTATTACCCGGCTGTCTCTTGAATCCAAAATGATGGTGAACGTACCTCCGTCCCAATTTTCTGGTAGCGTGCCCATCAATACCCAATATTTGTCAATAAGATATATCTCATAAGGCCGTTCATCCACGATGTGCTTTTTGCCATACGTGCGAAATAGAATTGGCTCAGCAAATCGCACAGCCGCAATGCTATCCGGCAATGGCTGCTGCGTTGTGGGACTGGCTGATTCAGAAGTTTTCTTCAGTGCTTCCTGAAGCTCTTCCTTCGCAACTTCCAGCCCTAATCGGCTATGTTTTTTGCCTTGTGCGCAGCTGCTGAAACTTAGTACCAGTAGGATTAAAGTGTAATAGAGAGTAGAGCGTAATAACATGGAGAAGAAGGTATAAGGAGGCTGTAGAGACGCAATATCTTGCGTCTCGTCGTTGCTGATGTTGTTTGAACCGCTCGGGCAAAGTCGTTCAACGACGAGACGCAAGATATTGCGTCTCTACACTCCGGCCTGCAGTTTTCCTCACAAGCCGATACTTTCGCATCCGAATCCCTCATTACTAATTCATAAAATGCCCACCGGTACCCTGCTCCTGATTGACGACGAAGCCCGCCTGCGCCAGCTGTTGGCGCGGGTGCTGGAGCTGGAAGGCTACACCGTGCTGCAGGCCCCCGATGCCAGCCGCGGCCTGGAGTTGCTGCAGCACCACGCCCGCGAGGTGCTGGTGGTCATTTCCGACGTGAAGCTCCCCGACGGTCACGGCGTGGACCTGATGCCGCGCTACCGCGCCAAAGCCCCCGACTGCGAAATTGTGCTGCTCACCGCCTTCGGCACCATCCCCGATGGCGTGCGGGCCATGAAGCAGGGCGCCTTCGACTACCTCACCAAGGGCGACTACGAGCAGCAGCTGGTGGTAGTGGTGGAGCGCGCCGCCGAAAAAGCCCGCCTGCGCCACCGCGTGGCCGAGCTGGAGCGGCGCATGAGCCAGCGGTTCAGCTTCGAGAGTATGATTGGCACAGCCCCGGCCCTGCGCCGCGCCCAGGACCTGGCCCGCCAGGTAGCCCCCACCGACAGCACCGTGCTGCTGGAAGGCCCCACCGGCGCGGGCAAGGAGCTGTTTGCCCAGGCGTTGCACGAGGCCAGTGAGCGAAAAGCCAAGCCCTTCGTGGCCGTCAACTGCTCAGCCTTCCCCAAGGATCTGCTGGAATCGGAGCTGTTTGGCTACAAGAAGGGCGCGTTTACGGGCGCGCTGGCCGATAAGAAAGGCCTGCTGGAGGAAGCCACCGGCGGCACGCTGTTTCTGGACGAAATCGGGGAGCTGGAGCTGAACGTGCAGGCCAAGTTTCTGCGGGTGCTGGAAACCCGGCAGTTCACCAAGCTCGGCGACACCAAGCCCACCAGCGTGAACGTGCGCATTGTGGCCGCCACCAACCGCAACTTGCGCCAGGAGGCCGCCGCCGGCCACTTCCGCCCCGATCTGTACTACCGCCTCTCGGTGTTCACCATTAACGTGCCCAGCCTGCAGGAGCGCGCCCAGGACGTGCCCATCCTGGCCGAGCATTTCCTCCAGCACTTCGCCGCCCAGCTGCGCAAGCGCCTGCCGGGTCTGGAGCCCGAATGCGTGGAGCTGCTCACGCGCTACGAGTGGCCCGGCAACGTGCGCGAGCTGAAAAACGTACTGGAGCGCGCCGCCATCCTGGCCCCCGCCGACCAGCGCCTCTCCGCCGGCTACCTCCCCGACGAATTTCACACCTTGCCTGCCTCCGGTAGCCCCGACGCCGACCCCACCGACCAGAGTCTGCGTGCCGTGGAAGCCCGCCACATCCGCCAGATCCTCCACCAAGTGCAGGGCAACAAAACCGAAGCCGCGCGCCGCCTCGCCATCGGCCTCACGACCTTGTATAGAAAGGTGCAGGAGTATGAGCTGTAGGGTATGCGGGTAAGAGGGTGTGAGTTTAGGGGGCGTCTGTCATCCTGAGCTTGCGAAGGACCTTACTACGCCTGAATAATTCCTCCCGAACGACTCTGCTGCCCTCCGCGCGACCTTCTGCGTCCTCTGTGGGCTCAATCCGCTTGCATGAATCAAGCGCGAGAAGGTCCTTTGCAAGCTCAGGATGACAGAACGGTAAATTCACCATTTCACCACCCTCGCCGCCCAATGTCTCTGAAACTCAAAATCCGCCTCAGCATTCTGACCATGCTGACTTTGCTGCTGGGGCTGGGCGGCTACACGTTTTTCACCATTCAACGGCTGGAAGGCGGGGCGCAGGGGATTCAGCAGGCCAATTTCCGCTCCGTGGAATATGGGGAGCAGATGCTGCGGGCCCTGGAGCAGCTGCAGGAACAGCCCGCTGCCCAGGCTCCGCTGGCTCAGCTCCGCCGCGCCCTCACCCGCGAGGCCGCCAACATCACCGAAACCGGCGAGTTGGAACTGGTGGACACGCTCACCCAGCACTTGGCTGACTACCAGCGCCTGATGGATGACCGCGCCCCGGCTACCCAACAGCTGGGCCGGCTGCACCAACTGCGGGCCGAAACACACCGCATGATGCAGCTCAATGCCGCGTCGTTCAACCTGCAAACCCGGCGCGTAACCGCGCAGGCCGCTCGCTCCCGCCGTCTGCTGCTCACGCTTCTGCTCCTGAGCACGGCTGTAGGCCTGGGCCTAGTGGTGCGCCTGCCGCGCATTGTATTGCGCCCCCTGCGCCGCCTCACTGCCGATGTGGAAGACATTGCCAGTCCCGGCCCGGCCACGCAGATTTCCATTGCCAAAAACGACGAAGTAGGCGCCGTGGCGCTGGCCCTGAACCGCGCATTTGGCTATATGCAGGATCAGCGCAGCGTGACGCGGGCGGCCTTGGCCACGGAGCGCAGTCGCCTGGAAAGCCTTATCGAGCACCTCGATGAAGGCCTGCTGCTGCTGGACCCCGACCGTACCGTTCTGCTGGCTAACCCGGCGGCCCGGGAGCTGCTGGGCCGTGCAGCCGCCGATCTGGTGGGCCACCTTGCGGAGGAGCTGAGCCAAGAGTCGCAATTGCTGCACGACCTGTTCCGGCCACTACTGGAGCAGGAAGCGGTGCGCGCCGGTGATACGCCCCCGCCGGTTACCCTCACCATCACCCGCCCCGGTGGCGAAACCGCTTACTACCAGCTTACCCTCAACCACATCGTCAGCCGCAACCGGGAAACCAGCCGCACCGAGTTTGTGGGGCATATTCTGAGCCTGCGCAACGTATCCGACTTCAAGAAGCTGGATGAGGTGAAGTCCAACTACCTAGCCACCATTTCGCACGAGCTGAAAACGCCGCTGGCCAGCATCAAGCTCAGCCTGATGCTGCTGCAGGATGAGCGCACCGAGCCCGAGGAGCGTCAGCGCATTGCCGACGGCATCCGCGACGAAACGCAGCGCCTGCTGGGCATGGTGGGCCAGCTACTGGCCGTATCCCGGCTGGATGCCGGGGCCGAAATCCAGTTCGATGTGCAGCCTATTCCGCTGGCCAACATTGTGCAGTACGCCATTGAAACCGTGCGCCCCCAGCTGGAGGATCGGGAACTGCAGCTGCGCCTGGAAGTACCCCATGACCTGCCTGCTGCCCGCGCCGACCTGGAAAAGACCACCTGGGTCCTCATCAATCTGCTGGCCAACGCCATCCGTTACTCCCCGCGTGGTGCCGACCTGTGCGTGCGGGCCCTGCAGCACGAAGGGCAACTGCAAATTGGGGTGCAGGACTGCGGGCCGGGCATCCCGGCAGAATATCACGAGCGGATTTTTCAGCGCTTCTCAGAAGTACCCAACGCCAGTGGCCACAAAGGGGGCTCGGGGCTGGGGCTGAGCATTTCGCGCGAGTTCATTGAGGCCCAAGGCGGACGGTTGTGGGTGGAAAGTGAGCCGGACCGGGGCAGTCGGTTTCTCTTTACGCTGCCATTAGCGGATTAAGAGACGGTACCGAAGCCTCCTCTTCTTTGCCGATAGCAGACTTACCAGGCAGCTGGCCGCTAAGCAGCACCTGCCGTTGCCCTGCAACCAGATAAAGCCACTGTCACAAGCAGCAGTATTTTGTACGCTTTTGGCTTGCATCCTGCTTACCCAATCAGTGTATTGATCGAAATAGCCGGATTTTTGGTTCCGATTTGGCACTATAGGCAATGTCACAAACAGCGGGGCAGTGGCCTTGAGGACGGGAGAAAATAGCAGCACATTTGTCTATCCCTCTGGTGCTTTCTCTTCGGGGGCAGCACCAATTCCGTCCCCTTTTCCACAACCAAAAGCGCAAGCCGAAGCACTGTCTTCGGCTTGTGCTTTTTCCGGGGTACCGGAACGCTCAGAAAGAGCCTGCATCAGCACGGCACAACAGCCCAAGAACACCGTAGCAGGACCTTCTATCCTCAAGTATCTTTGGTGCTGGCACTGGCGCAATAACCGGCGTGCGGCCACGCAATGAACAGACGCTTCAGGATTACCTCAGGATTAAGTTTTAATCTTACGTACTGAAGCCATCCGCCGGGCCGGATGACGGACTTTCGCACTTATCAACTCGTTTGCCGTGTCGTTTTTTTCTGCTTACGCTATCCGCCGCACTGCCGCTGGCCTGCTGCTTAGCGCAGCCTCCATCCTCCCCCTGACGGCTCAGATTCAGCCCGTACCCGCTTCTGCCGATACACTTCGCAAGTACGAAAACCCCGCCGGCATCCCCACGGTGGTGAAGCAGCCCTGGTATAAAGGCAAGCTGGTGAAGGCCACCATCGTGCCGGCCCTGCTTATTGGCTACGGCGCGTCCACCATCAACGGCAACGGTTTCTACAGCAGCTATGACGCCCGCCGCGACATTCAGAAGCAGTTTTCCGGCTTTCATACCAAGGCCGACGACTTTTTGATCATTGCGCCTTATCTGGAACTGGGCGCGGTGGCCCTGGCCGGCGTGAAATCACGCAACGACCGGATCAACACCCTGCTGGTTATCGGCAAGTCGGAGCTGATTTTCGGGGCCCTGACCTACGCCCTCAAGAATACCACCAAGGTGCTCCGGCCCGATGGCAGCACGCGCAACTCGTTTCCTTCCGGCCACACGGCACAGGCATTTCTGGCCGCCAGCATTGTGCACACCGAGTTCCGGGACCAAAGCCAGTGGTACGGCGTGGGGGCCTATACCATTGCGACCAGCGTGGCAGCCCTGCGCATGCTGAACGACCGGCACTGGCAGTCCGACGTGGTTGCCGGGGCCGGTATCGGTATTCTGTCGGCGCATCTGGGGTATCTTACCCACCGTAACCGCTGGGGCCGCAAGCCATATCTGAAAGGGGTAAGTGCTTCGCCCATGGCCTGGCCGGGTGGTGCTACCGGCCTCACGGTTACCTGGCGGGCCCAGTAGCCCGGCCCGCCTCTTCCTGATTTATCCTGCGCTGACTATGTGGTGGCGCTACGCCTTGCTTTCCGCCGTATTTGCGGCCCTTACGGCAGTACTGGCGAAAGTCGGGATGAAGGGCGTGGACTCCAGTCTGGCTACCGCCGTGCGTACGGTAGTTGTACTGGTGCTGGCCTGGGCCGTGGTGTATTTCCAGCACGGTCTGGGCGGCCTCACTCAGCTCACGCGGCAGAACTGGTTGTTTCTGGGGCTTTCGGGCGGGGCAACCGGGCTTTCGTGGCTGTTCTATTTCCGGGCGTTGCAGCTGGGGCCGGTATCGAAGGTAGCGCCGGTAGATAAGCTGAGCGTGGCCCTGGCCATTTTGCTGTCGGTGCTGTTTCTGGGCGAAAAGCTGACCTGGCAGACTGGTTTGGGCGCGGGTCTAATTCTGGCTGGCACCCTAGTGCTCATTCGGTAGAAACAGCCACTCAGTGCCCCCGGGCCAGCAGGGCAATGCCCACCACAATGCTCAGCAGCCCCAACCCCTGCGACCAGCTCAGCGACTCGCGTAACACTACCAGCCCCAGTACCGCCGTGAGCAGCACCGAGCCGCCCACAATAACTGGCGTGCCCACGGAGGAGGAAACGCCCCGGCTGAATACCACAAACGTCAAGATTTCGGCCAGCCCTACGCCCAGCCCGGCCAGTACCGCCAGCCCCACGCCTTTGCGGCTGATGTCCAGCGGCTGCCCGTTCAGATGCAGCCACAACAGCCACGCCGCCCCAAGGCCAGCGGCCACCAACTGCAGAATAACCGCCCCGGCCGCCGCCGAAATATACCCTGAGGCCAGCTTAATGAAGAAATTATAGGCCGCCAGGCACAGGGCCGTAAGCAGGGCCAGCAGCAGCCAGTGCATCGGTTAGGCGTGGGGTTCGAGGCGCTGCAGCAACGTGTGCTGCAATTCCTGCCAGTTGTTGTAGTCGTCGCTTTCGGCCCACAGCTCACGCAGCTCCGAGTTTTCCCGCAACACGGCCAATACGGCATGCCGGGCAGGCGTGCGCAGAGGCTCAATGTGGTCGATGGTAAGCCGGGGAATTACCAGCAGTAGGTCGGCCGGAAAGTCGGGGCCCGGCTTGCCCAGCACGGCGGCCACGATTTCAGCGGCGGCCAGTGCTTCACAGGCTTCGTCGGAGTCGAGGTAATCCTCCTCAGTTACGGCCGCCAGGGCTTCGCGCAACACTTCAGCTCCCGGCTCATCCTTGAAGTTACCGGCAAAATCAGCCGCTGTGTCATTATCAAAATTGTAATAGCCCCAGGCACCCATACGTTGGTTTGTTATTAGGATGAGTAGTTTGCAGGAGAAGATTTCTCTACCCTGAGCAACGCGGTAGCAAGCCCCACTCCTTCCCTTTACGGCTCTCCAGCGGCCGCGTTTGGTCGCCGTCGATAGAAAGTTGTTTTCAAGCTGTGCACTGTGTTGCCGGATGTACCCTATAATAACGTCTTACTTTCTATGGAAGAACATGCTTTATATGGCCAAGTATACACTGACAACGGCCTCGATTGGTTAAGCTCTCTACTGAAAAGCGAATCCGCCCAGGTACGGGAATCCGCTAACTACACCACTGGCCGCTACCTGTTAATCAGCACTGCTACTATCGACATGACGTTCGAACAGATAGCAAACACTGAGTTCCTTATTGCTGCCCAAGCTGTTAGTGCTTCACTATTGCTGCAGTTGGCTCATCGGGTATCAGCCATATTAGCAACCCACCAAGTACAGCATCGCATGGAGTTATATACGGTTGAGCAAGTGGAGTATGCCTACCTGCATTATCATTGGCCCCAACCGGCTACTTAAACTTCTCCTTCAGCAGCTCAATCTCCACGGCCGGCGAAATCTTCTCGTAGAGGATGTGGTAGGCCGCCGAGGTGATGGGCATGGACACCTGCAGCTTGCGGTTCACCTCATAGATGCTTTTAACGGCATAGTAGCCTTCCGCCACCATGTTCATTTCCATCTGGGCCGATTTCACGGAGTAGCCCCGGCCCACCATGTTGCCGAAGGTGCGGTTGCGCGAAAACTGTGAGTAGGCCGTCACCAGCAAGTCACCCAGGTAGGCGGAGGCCGACAGGTCGCGGGGCTGGGGGTTGAGGGCGTGCACGAAGCGGCGCATTTCCTGCACGGCATTGCTTACCAGCACCGCCTGAAAGTTATCGCCGTAGCCCAGACCGTGGGCAATACCGCCGGTCAGGGCAATGATGTTCTTCATCACGGCGCAGTACTCAATGCCATCCAAGTCTTCGGCGGGGTTGGCCTTCACGTAGCGGTTGCGCAGCAGGCGGCTGAAATCCTCCGCCAGCTCCGCGTCGGGTGAGCCGATGGTGAGGTAGCTCTGCTTTTCCAGGGCTACCTCCTCGGCGTGGCAGGGGCCAGCCACCACGCCCAGGCGGGTGCGGGGCAGGCGAAACCGCTCGGCCACGTAGTCCGTCACCAGCACGTTCTTGCCCGGAATCATGCCCTTAATGGCGGAAATCACACGCTTATTCTTGAGAGAATCCCGGTCCAGTTTGTCGAGGGTGCTTTGCACGAAGGCAGCAGGTACGGCTAGCACCAGCCAGTCGGCGTCCCGCACCGCCTCTTCCAGATCAGTGGTAGGGAGCACCCGGTCCAGATCGTGGACCACGGAGGAGAGGTAACGGGGGTTGTGGCGGGTGCGCAGCAGGTGCTGCACATCATCCTTGCTGCGCATCCACCAGTGGACGCGGCTGCCGTTTTCTGAGAGAATTTTGGTCAGCGCGGTGGCCCAGGAGCCGCCGCCAAGCATGGCTATTTTTTCCAAAGTCGGGAGGATGGGTGGGGAGGGTTCAGGCAGGTAATTTTAGCCAAAAAAAACGGAAGGCCGCCTCTGCATACGGCAAAGGCGGCCTTCCGGCAAAGGTTAGCGGCTCAGTGGTAGCGGCTAACTTTTATGGATTATTTCTCCTCTTCCTCGGACGCGTCTTCCTTCAGGGCAGCTTTGTTGAGGCTCTTGGCATCTTTTATCACCACCATGGCCCCATCTTTCAGGGTTTTGGATACGGCCCGGAATGGCCCGCTCACCACTTGGTCGCCGGACTGGATACCGCTCAGGATTTCCATGTTCTGAAAGTCGCTGATACCGGTTTTT containing:
- a CDS encoding NAD(P)H-dependent glycerol-3-phosphate dehydrogenase, producing the protein MEKIAMLGGGSWATALTKILSENGSRVHWWMRSKDDVQHLLRTRHNPRYLSSVVHDLDRVLPTTDLEEAVRDADWLVLAVPAAFVQSTLDKLDRDSLKNKRVISAIKGMIPGKNVLVTDYVAERFRLPRTRLGVVAGPCHAEEVALEKQSYLTIGSPDAELAEDFSRLLRNRYVKANPAEDLDGIEYCAVMKNIIALTGGIAHGLGYGDNFQAVLVSNAVQEMRRFVHALNPQPRDLSASAYLGDLLVTAYSQFSRNRTFGNMVGRGYSVKSAQMEMNMVAEGYYAVKSIYEVNRKLQVSMPITSAAYHILYEKISPAVEIELLKEKFK